From Shewanella psychrophila, a single genomic window includes:
- a CDS encoding choice-of-anchor H family protein has translation MDIQSWSCNQLFALTMIAGALISFVPIAYASDEEVISLVESVNLQTFSVGNQTQLVEEAGLDTRLNQLKQQKPFVLPSTKAKSREQIIAEHKNGKTSPKYSLQKSGLKTANDDAQSAVPKAFSNPIYHEFSIYEASSRLFVDDDANGFYQTFSVTFDADVFGPDAVEIADVYAELYLSRDGGPWVHYYTTDIFTILGDTSDDDFEVMTTLHNGYYTDHYDVLVDLYEVGFDDIVATISSDDTDNLYALPLESSDRDAVYTGGDASSEGQGGGAFSFISILALGLFACLRRRKLSP, from the coding sequence ATGGATATTCAATCTTGGAGCTGTAATCAACTATTTGCATTAACTATGATTGCAGGGGCTTTAATCTCATTTGTTCCAATTGCTTACGCCAGTGATGAAGAGGTTATTAGTCTAGTTGAAAGTGTAAACTTACAGACGTTTTCAGTTGGAAATCAAACTCAATTAGTGGAAGAGGCTGGGCTGGATACTCGCTTAAATCAATTGAAGCAACAAAAGCCATTTGTATTGCCGAGTACCAAAGCTAAATCTCGTGAGCAGATCATTGCCGAGCATAAAAATGGCAAAACTTCTCCTAAGTATTCTCTGCAGAAAAGCGGACTAAAAACAGCAAACGACGATGCTCAGTCAGCTGTCCCTAAAGCCTTTTCTAATCCTATTTACCATGAATTCTCTATCTATGAAGCCAGCAGTCGACTTTTCGTCGATGATGATGCTAACGGTTTCTATCAAACCTTTAGTGTGACGTTCGATGCCGATGTCTTTGGGCCTGATGCCGTTGAGATCGCCGATGTTTACGCCGAGCTCTATTTAAGTCGAGACGGTGGTCCTTGGGTGCATTATTACACCACTGATATTTTTACAATACTTGGTGACACGAGCGATGATGATTTTGAAGTCATGACAACGCTGCATAATGGCTATTACACAGACCATTATGACGTGCTAGTCGATCTATACGAAGTTGGATTCGATGATATTGTCGCCACCATAAGCTCAGATGATACTGATAATTTATATGCCTTGCCTTTAGAGAGCAGTGATAGAGACGCTGTATATACAGGAGGGGATGCTAGTAGTGAAGGCCAAGGTGGCGGTGCATTTTCATTTATTTCTATTTTAGCCTTAGGTTTGTTTGCCTGTCTGAGGAGGCGAAAATTATCGCCTTGA
- a CDS encoding PepSY domain-containing protein: MTLASGLTLAFITSACLLFPLQGAASSMANLAMVSAVSSVNVVSLSSISAATQSKKPPQKLKVTSSQQAIQLVKRQYPGKVLKVQSSRVNGNPGYRVKLLSSSGAVFYVSVDAKTGSVRRN, from the coding sequence ATGACATTGGCTTCAGGCTTAACATTAGCTTTCATCACATCGGCTTGTTTACTGTTTCCGCTACAGGGAGCTGCATCGAGTATGGCTAACCTAGCTATGGTTTCAGCAGTAAGCTCTGTCAATGTCGTTAGCCTAAGTTCGATAAGCGCGGCCACTCAGTCTAAAAAGCCCCCTCAAAAGTTAAAAGTCACCAGTTCTCAGCAGGCTATTCAATTAGTGAAACGTCAATACCCAGGCAAGGTGCTCAAGGTGCAATCGAGCCGAGTTAACGGTAATCCAGGTTACCGGGTCAAGCTATTGTCCAGTTCCGGAGCAGTATTTTATGTGTCAGTCGACGCAAAAACCGGCAGTGTGCGTAGAAACTAA
- a CDS encoding response regulator transcription factor — protein sequence MRILLVEDDLELQANLKQHLIDANFTLDVASDGEDGLFQGSEYSYDAGIIDVGLPKLNGIELITKLREREIDFPILILTARDSWQDKVEGLDAGADDYLTKPFHPEELIARLNALIRRSAGKASPQVYNGPFSINTSTLEVKKSGQLINLSSSEYKLFEFFMLHPGEVKSKTVLIEHIYDQDFDLDSNVIEVFIRRLRKKLDPDNQLGLIETLRGRGYRLTPLASNEQRTEDESDAK from the coding sequence ATGCGAATACTGTTAGTAGAAGATGATTTGGAGCTACAAGCGAATCTAAAACAGCACCTAATTGATGCCAACTTTACTCTGGATGTGGCCAGCGACGGTGAAGATGGTTTATTTCAGGGAAGTGAATATAGCTATGACGCCGGGATCATAGATGTCGGCTTACCTAAGCTTAATGGCATTGAACTTATCACCAAGCTCAGAGAGCGAGAGATAGACTTTCCCATCTTGATCTTAACCGCCCGCGATAGCTGGCAAGATAAGGTCGAGGGATTAGATGCCGGCGCCGATGATTACCTGACTAAGCCTTTCCATCCGGAAGAGTTAATCGCCCGCCTCAATGCACTAATCCGTCGCTCGGCAGGTAAGGCCAGTCCACAGGTCTACAATGGGCCTTTCAGCATCAATACCAGTACTTTAGAAGTTAAAAAATCCGGGCAGTTGATAAATTTAAGTAGTTCAGAGTACAAACTTTTCGAGTTTTTTATGTTGCACCCAGGGGAAGTTAAATCTAAGACTGTGCTGATTGAACATATCTACGATCAAGACTTCGACTTAGACTCTAACGTGATTGAAGTCTTTATTCGTCGCCTGCGCAAAAAACTAGATCCAGACAACCAACTCGGACTGATTGAAACACTGAGAGGACGAGGTTATCGTTTAACTCCACTGGCATCCAACGAACAGCGCACTGAAGATGAGTCAGATGCTAAGTAA